One genomic region from Marmota flaviventris isolate mMarFla1 chromosome 6, mMarFla1.hap1, whole genome shotgun sequence encodes:
- the Khdc1l gene encoding putative KHDC1-like protein has product MSTLGKKAWWTLPENFHSPLVFYMEEDLEKHIFGQGDKYLHSIEVHSHTLIQLEPWFTATGQTRVIVVGPPRARKWLLSMIRSLGSRDSFCQDQGLEMLRRVRSQPLTNQELIGTTIVESDTLCLSLANFLLNAKIHLDLSIQGYGKLNMPFLEHFVVKPVPSPRVYLLQKPLQFLRKGSVVLDRVE; this is encoded by the exons ATGAGCACTCTTGGCAAGAAAGCGTGGTGGACCTTACCTGAAAACTTTCATTCTCCACTGGTATTTTACATGGAAGAAGACCTAGAGAAGCACATATTCG GTCAAGGAGATAAATACCTTCATAGTATTGAGGTGCACAGCCACACCCTCATTCAGCTGGAGCCGTGGTTCACAGCCACAGGCCAGACTCGAGTTATAGTCGTTGGACCACCTAGAGCAAGAAAGTGGCTGCTGAGTATGATCCGGAGTTTGGGGAGCCGGGATTCATTCTGTCAGGACCAAG GCCTGGAGATGTTACGGCGTGTCCGGAGCCAGCCCCTGACCAATCAGGAACTGATTGGCACCACCATCGTGGAATCAGATACCTTGTGCCTATCATTGGCC AACTTTCTCTTGAATGCCAAAATACATTTGGATCTCTCCATCCAAGGTTATGGCAAGCTAAACATGCCTTTTCTTGAACATTTCGTTGTCAAACCTGTTCCTTCTCCAAGAGTCTATCTTCTACAAAAGCCATTGCAGTTTTTGAGGAAAGGCAGTGTTGTCCTGGACCGAGTGGAGTAG